TCTTCCACCAGCGAATAAATCTCTTCTATCTTCTCATCGGTCATTGCGTAACAGCCTATGGAAACACAGTTACCATGTACCATCAGGTATGATCCGGTCCGTCCGTAGGCCCTGTCGTAGGCATTGGGATAACCAAGATTGAAAGAGAGATGGAACTTGCTGTTGGGATTAAGGCTGCTTCTGGTAACGCTGTAGAAGCCTTCAGGTGCCTGTCTGTCACCCTCTTTAAGCTTGGGACCTAGTCTGCCGGAGTAGGCACAGACCTTGTATGCTTTAAGAAATCGGTATGCTCCATCTTCCTTTATCCAAACATCCAGAATGGCTTCACGTTTGAAGATACGGATAAACACCGGATCTCCCGATTTGGCACCGGCAAGTACAAGGGCTTCCTCAAGGGGAACATCCCTGAATCTTTCTATGGGTACGTATGCTGTTTTATTTACTTCCTGTGCCATACGCCTAAGATCCTCTACGGTCATGGTGTAGTTTGTTTCCGGTATCGCTATTCCGTACTGCGGGAGTGTAAGGTTTTGTTCCAGAGGATGGATCTTT
This DNA window, taken from Sulfurovum lithotrophicum, encodes the following:
- a CDS encoding L,D-transpeptidase family protein, translated to MTRAWLILGDILVTLLLLVSFIFYYLYPPKGGLKPVKIHPLEQNLTLPQYGIAIPETNYTMTVEDLRRMAQEVNKTAYVPIERFRDVPLEEALVLAGAKSGDPVFIRIFKREAILDVWIKEDGAYRFLKAYKVCAYSGRLGPKLKEGDRQAPEGFYSVTRSSLNPNSKFHLSFNLGYPNAYDRAYGRTGSYLMVHGNCVSIGCYAMTDEKIEEIYSLVEEALKKGQKKVQVHIYPFRMTKENMSAYSHYRWYSFWENLKEGYDYFEAEHLPPHIGVKNKRYSIYETDE